The DNA window GGCGTCCTCCTCGAAGATGAGCAGGTCACGCTGCGACCGGGCGTCGTCGAGACCATCAAGGCCCTGGACGCACGAGGCATCCTCCAGTCCATCGCCAGCAAGAACGATGCGGCCCACGCCTCGAGTCGGCTCGAGGCGCTCGGCCTCGAGGAGTACTTCCTCCACCCTCAGATCGGCTGGAGTGCGAAGGCTGGATCCATCCAGGCCATTGCAGAGGCGCTCAACATCGGGATCGACACGTTCGCATTCATCGACGATGACCCTTACGAGCGCAGCGAGGTCACGTATTCGCTTCCCCAGGTCCGTTGCATCGACGCCGTCGAACTCCCCCATCTCCTCGACATGCCCGAGATGAACCCCCGATTCATCACCGAAGACTCGGCCCGACGACGCCTCATGTACCTCGGCGACATCCAGCGAAAGGTCGCAGAGGATGCGTTCGCCGGCCCTCCCGAGGACTTCCTGGCGACCCTCGGCATGGTCTTCACGGTGGCGCATGCCCAGGAAGACGACCTCCGTCGCGCCGAGGAGCTGACCGTCCGCACCAACCAGCTCAACACCACCGGCGTCACCTATACCTACGACGAGCTGCGCGCGTTCATGAACTCCGACGACCACGATCTGTTCGTCGCGAGCCTCACCGACGTCTACGGTGATTACGGCAAGATTGGCCTCGCCCTCGTCCACCGCACACAGGAGGTCTGGCACATCA is part of the Chondromyces crocatus genome and encodes:
- a CDS encoding HAD-IIIC family phosphatase, with protein sequence MSNASTKQKSIKCLVWDLDNTLWDGVLLEDEQVTLRPGVVETIKALDARGILQSIASKNDAAHASSRLEALGLEEYFLHPQIGWSAKAGSIQAIAEALNIGIDTFAFIDDDPYERSEVTYSLPQVRCIDAVELPHLLDMPEMNPRFITEDSARRRLMYLGDIQRKVAEDAFAGPPEDFLATLGMVFTVAHAQEDDLRRAEELTVRTNQLNTTGVTYTYDELRAFMNSDDHDLFVASLTDVYGDYGKIGLALVHRTQEVWHIKLLLMSCRVMSRGVGTILLNHIMAKAKLHGAKLQADFVETDRNRMMYVTYRFAGFREVKREDRWTRLENDLSRIQAPPSYVQVHLLDDPAPHLDNELLDRELSGGAASPEASVTATPSQLPAEAL